Below is a window of Indicator indicator isolate 239-I01 unplaced genomic scaffold, UM_Iind_1.1 iindUn_scaffold_64, whole genome shotgun sequence DNA.
GAAATGCAGCTCAGTTGAGGTCTCCTCAAAGCTCTGGTCTCCACCAAAGCCCTTCCCATCTCTTGCCCATCAAGGCtaaggagggagcagcagagaggcagctgtGGGCCCAGCCCTTGGCTTGGCTTTTAGAGGTGAGCAGGAAGAGCTCTGCTAAACCTGGCTAGGGGAAGCTCCTCAGcaagagaagtggtggaggtCCCTGCtctgaagggacctcagagcactgcaggagagtTGCTTGCACCCAACAGGGGCAGCTCCAGGAGAAGacctaaggaagaaattctttacactgagggtggggagagcctggcccaggctgcccagagaggtgggagatgccccctgggctggcaccagccctgccctgagcagcctgctctggttggggatgtccctgctggctgcagggggttggtctggatgagctgTGAAGGTTCCCAACCCAGTCTGGGCTTTGATGATTCTAAGATGGAGAGAGATAATCACCAGACAGCCaaaccccagctgcctgctccctgtgcACCCCACAGCCTCTATCAgatgcagccagggctgcttctCCTCACCCTGCAGCAGATGTCCAAGACAAGCAAACCAGCACTGCACAggtccccagctcccttctcAGCAGCTCTAAAAGCCACCAGGGCAGAGCcttggaggggggaaaaaaacccagcagaagcTGCCTGGCCTgtcaggagagaggaatggaaagagcacagcaggaggagctgctgggagggtgccaggagcctggcaaagccctgctggAGCTCACCTGATGAGctgagggcaggaagggacccTGATGCCATTCTCCAGGGGGATTCCTGCTTCCCAGTGTcaccaggatgagctgctcatGCTGCAGGGGTTGCTTGGTTCTTCTTTGCCtgctcagcctttctgtgagtgGTCTCAGAGGGGAATTTGCTCacctcagagcaggctgctggtcACATTCCACCTCTGTGACTGGATCAGCTCAGGTCCTGAGCTGTGGAGCCCAgcaggaggctccaggaagcCAGTGTGGAATTCTGAGCCTAAATCCCACTGGAAATGAAGCCCCTTGCAAAATGCCTTGAGAATGGATGCCCTGAATGGCTTGAAGAGGTCCTCCAGACCTTccagatcctccagtccaaccattctctaagtctaccaaggctggggctgaaccatggcccacagcaccacatccctgcagctttgaagcacctccagggacgagcattcagccacctccctgggcagcctgggccaggcttggagaacccttccagtggagaattttcttctcatgtccaacctgcacctgccctggtgcaacctgaggccatttcctcttgtcctgtcccttggcAGAAGGaactcacctggctccaacctgctgatgagctgcagagagcactgagctctccctcagccttctctcctccagcctcaccacccccagctccctcagctgctcctccccagccctcttctccagacccttccccttccctgtccACTTTCCAACCTCTCAATATCCTTCTGGCACTGAGAAGCCCAACCCTGACCCCAGGCTTCCCCAGTGCCCATCCCAGGGGGGGTAcaatccctgcccagctcctgctgcccacgccggagctgctccaggccagggaACTTTCCATGAGAATTTGGGGATGGGATTTCTCATGGGGAAGGAGATCAATTGTCCACCTTCTCTCTAATGAGAGTCATCCATTCCCACAGCCCTGGCAAAAGCCAAGGTCTCAATTCAGACATTTATGGAAATCAAGGAGATGGGAACCATCCCAGCACATTAAACCTTCCCTTGGAGAAATAATTAATGCAGAGCCTGCTGCCTTCTAATTAGGCTGCCAGTCCCCTTGGGAACCTCAGCATCACTTGGGGGgtagggtgggcagcaggactggCTCAGCATCACATGTTCCATCCTGGAAGAGGGTTTCCCACCCCAAAACTCAGGATGTCAACAACTATGGGAAGCATGTGTGGggtggagctgctgggcagtTAGTGGTCAGGAGGTCATCCCCCTGGGCTCCCTTTGTTTCCGGCGCCGAGGCCAGGCCAGCCCTATATAAAGGTTGGCATTTTGCTGCTCaccaccccagctcctctgGCTCCTCTCCTTGCATTGGTGAACTGGTAAGTGCCTGGGGCTTGGCTCTTCAGCTTGGTGCTTCTGCTCAAGAGGATTcgctgctggtggcagcaggaggactTCGCTTCCCCTGGAGTCGTTCCAGCACCTGGGGAATGCTCAGCTCTGATCTAGAGCTTGGCTTTGCCATGAGTGGTTTTGCAAGtgtcctgccagctctcccaggAACTGTGgtggtctctcagcctccttcctgTTCTTGTCTTCGTTAATGGTTTCCTACCTCGTtaagtctggaaagcaaaggagTGGAGGCTGCGGTGGAGCTCTTGGGACTTCAAAAGAGATGGGTGGGAGAAGAATGCTGCAGAGCACCtgggggcagagctgcaggaggcagctgggagaAGCCAAGAGGAGGAAATGAATTGGAAAGAGGAGCTGCAAGCTCTGggccacccctgctcttctgaCAGGATGAGGCCCAACCATGTGGGTGCAGCTCCAGTGCCCAGGATGGGAGAGCCTCTGGGCTTTGGGCTTCATCCCTGGGCATCAGCAGCTCAACCTCTGCCCGAAGGGTGATGTGCTCTGGGGCGTGTCTGAGGGACTGCAGGAGTGAGAAGGGAAAGGTTGGCCCTGGGTTGCCTGCTGGGGTCATCAAGAAGAGCAGGGAAGGACCAATTTTcatgctgcagcttctgcaaggctcagctgtgggcagctggaggttcctaagaccaggctggaggaggctctgagcaacctgctctggtgggaggtgtccctgcccagggcaggggggcttggaactggatgagctttgagctcccttccaaccctgacaattctgtgatccagcTTGGGGGGGGTTTGGCTCTTGGCCTCCCACCAGCgatggctgcaggagctccctgggcaggcttAGCAGCAGGCCTGAATGCAGAACTCCTGCccacaggagctgctttccaccagtcctctgctcagcccagcagctgctttccaccagGAGCTCAGCTTGGCCCAGGGTCCTAACttggtgtctctctctctctctctctctcctcctcctcctcagccttcccagCACCCCAGCAGGATGTCTTACCTCCAGCAGTGcaagcagccctgcctgccccctccCATCTGCCTGCAGAAGTGCTCCCAGTGCGTGGAGCCCTGCAAGACTGTCTGCGTGGAGCCCTGCGTGGAGGTCTGCCCCACGCCCTGCGCcccccagtgcagcacccagtgCGTGGAGCCCTGCCCCCCACAGTGTGTGGAGGTCTGCCCCACGCCCTGTGCcccccagtgcagcacccagtgCGTGGAGGTTTGCCCTCCCAAGTGCATCGACGTCTGCGTGAAGCCCTGCGCCACCCAATGCCCCTGCCCGGAGCCCTGTGCCACCCAATGCCCCTGCCCGGAGCCCTGTGCCACCCAGTGCTGCACCACCAAGTGCGTGGAGCCCTGCCCACCCCAGTGTGTGGAGGTCTGCACCACCAAGTGCGTGGACACCTGTGAGGCTGTGTGCCTGGAGCCCTgtggcactgcctgctcccaccagtgctgagcaccccCGGGGCACGAGCCTGGCACGCAGCCCCTGCCAGCCACAGGCTCCCGAGCCCCCCCTGGCATGACCACCACCTTCCTGACCCACCTGCAATGGACCAAGGCCTCTCCTCAGCTGGTTGCCCCAAGCTGGCTTTGTCTtgagtgctgccagcctctCTCTTTGCTTCTTCTGCCACTTCTGCCACCTCTGGTGGTAGCTGCAGGCGAccaactctgccctgctgggcatCCCAGGGAGTGATTCAGGAATGGAGGTGATGCAGGCAGAGGGCATTGGGAgctgtctcctcttctcttctctacttcccatcctCTAATTTGTGTCCTCTTCTCCTCTAGTGTCTATCAGCAGCAATAAAAATTGACCATCGATGGCACCAGGTGGCTCCTgtccttctttcccctccctctctccatgcCTTGGCACCCagcagcctccccctgcccttcctgctcctctcaagcagcagctgtgctcgGGGTGGgtctgtgcctgctgcaaggagctggggagagggaagggggagaagtaCAAAGGGGGAGTGACCTCTCTGACAGGCAGAGCAtcagctgggcagcagagagaggcaaaGCAAAGAGCTTTCTCCTGCTTGAGGAGACTTTCAGCTGTCTCCTTTGTCACTGATAAGAGTTTTGGTCTTCATGGCTCTGGGTTTTGGAGGCAAATTCGAAGGTGAATGGAAGGGGAAGCAAGCCCCAGATCCAAGACAGGAAGAGCTGAAGCCATTCTTGCTGGCATCTCAATTACCTCTTAAAACCATCCTGATGGAGGCAAAACCTGGAGTTTGGTGACCTCCTGCCACGATCCTCACTGACTGAGTACAGCAGATAGAGGACTTGGCTTCAGGAGATGAATCTCCTCCTGGCtcagggctgcaggctgcttccCAGCCTCGCTGCAGATGCTTGgagaggctctgagcagctcttgcTCTTCTCACCTTCTgccaagaggaggaggaggaggagaagacacagccctggctggcagcaTGGTTGGAACTTTGGCTTCATTAACCTCTGGCAGGCACAATCCTCTTTTAATTGGCTCCTAAATGAGTCTTTACCGGGAGTCATGATCCCGGGAGCTCAGGAAGCCCAAttggagggacctcagagctgagtttcggtgctgagggctccattGTCTCCTGCCCCATGCATGTGACTTGCTCACCTCCGTCTCCGGGAGGGCCACATCGTTTCCACGTCTGGGCTGCAGAGGATTGCTCTCCACCTACCATATCATTAAGGCAAGGGTGGGGAATATCTCATCTGGCAAAGAGTCCTCCTGAGGTGTGTGCCAAGAGGGTTACCAAATCAGCTGCTAATGAGCCCTTGCGTGCAGGTGGAGAGGGTCGGAGCCTTGGGTTCCTCTTTGTCTCCTTGCTGTCAACACCAAAAAGCTGCCACCGCCCCCCTCGGGGATAATGAGAGGCAAAACATGTCCCGGGCAGGCAAACAGCTTCGACACCTCAGCTCCGCCTGGCAGCTCAGGCAgacagagcagggggaggggggagcagggacccagcagctgcaggagggagctggagcccagggagctgcaccTCAACCCCCCTGCTGCTGAGCGCAGAGCTTCGGGGACCCAGCAAGGAGCTCTGCCTggctcacagctgcctgctgccgcCACGGGTGTGGGGTCAGGACCCACTTccaggggtggaaggagtcccAGCCAGGAAGTGCTATGCTAATGACTTCCATCCCACACCGCGGAGTCGCCTCTGATCGGCTTCCAGGCATCTTCACCCAGCTCTAGCTCCTGCCTTAGTCACGGAAACCTTTTtgtcttctccccctccccaagtGTTGCACCAGGCACAGTAAtcacaggcaggagcagcctgcAAAGCccagaggaaggggaggaagagacCTGTTGGGTTTTGCTCACCAAGCTTCCTGTGCCCCTAGGAGAATGAGTTGCAAAAGCCCTgacacagcccagccctgggtgcCTGTGGTCAGGGCTGGCATTGCTGGGATTCCCTTCCAGCTTTGCAGCAGCTTGGTGGCATTTGATCCATCTCACAGGATGgctgaggtgggaagagacctctggagggCAT
It encodes the following:
- the LOC128980124 gene encoding small proline-rich protein 2H-like, whose amino-acid sequence is MSYLQQCKQPCLPPPICLQKCSQCVEPCKTVCVEPCVEVCPTPCAPQCSTQCVEPCPPQCVEVCPTPCAPQCSTQCVEVCPPKCIDVCVKPCATQCPCPEPCATQCPCPEPCATQCCTTKCVEPCPPQCVEVCTTKCVDTCEAVCLEPCGTACSHQC